A DNA window from Labilithrix sp. contains the following coding sequences:
- the tsaD gene encoding tRNA (adenosine(37)-N6)-threonylcarbamoyltransferase complex transferase subunit TsaD, with protein sequence MLVLGIESSCDETGVAIVDETGRVLADVVQSQVDLHAPYGGVIPELASRDHLKNLGPVLHDALAKAGVGLDRIDGLAVTNRPGLVGALLVGVQAAKGLAWATGIPLVGVDHLVGHLGAVFLRRGAESDGAGASAEEPPAFPFVALLASGGHTAIYRVDGPLAKDVRELGATRDDAAGEAFDKVAKLLGLGYPGGPVIDRLAKKGNASAVPLSLPMGHTRTLEMSFSGIKTQVAAIVREKPPRSEQELADLCASFQSAVTSVLAKKLLAAARAERLRPESPDVRTVVIGGGVAANSELRARVAALAAEHGMRAVLPELASCTDNAAMIAWAGIARLRAGERDGLDLVATSQTALPRTTRKGRGAR encoded by the coding sequence GTGCTCGTTCTAGGGATCGAGTCGTCGTGCGACGAGACCGGCGTGGCGATCGTCGACGAGACCGGCCGGGTCCTCGCCGACGTCGTGCAGAGCCAGGTCGATCTCCACGCGCCGTACGGCGGCGTCATCCCCGAGCTCGCGTCGCGCGATCACCTGAAGAACCTCGGCCCCGTCCTCCACGACGCGCTCGCGAAGGCGGGCGTCGGGCTCGATCGCATCGACGGGCTCGCGGTGACGAACCGCCCCGGCCTCGTCGGCGCGCTCCTCGTCGGCGTGCAAGCGGCGAAGGGCCTCGCGTGGGCGACCGGCATCCCGCTCGTCGGCGTCGATCACCTCGTCGGTCACCTCGGCGCGGTGTTCTTGAGGCGGGGCGCCGAGAGCGACGGCGCCGGCGCGAGCGCGGAGGAGCCGCCCGCGTTCCCGTTCGTCGCGCTCCTCGCGTCGGGCGGGCACACCGCGATCTACCGCGTCGACGGGCCGCTCGCGAAGGACGTGCGCGAGCTCGGCGCGACGCGCGACGACGCCGCGGGCGAGGCCTTCGACAAGGTCGCGAAGCTCCTCGGCCTCGGCTATCCGGGCGGGCCGGTCATCGATCGCCTCGCGAAGAAGGGGAACGCGAGCGCGGTCCCGCTCTCGCTCCCGATGGGCCACACGCGGACGCTCGAGATGAGCTTCTCCGGGATCAAGACGCAGGTCGCGGCGATCGTGCGCGAGAAGCCGCCCCGCTCGGAGCAGGAGCTCGCGGACCTCTGCGCGTCGTTCCAGAGCGCGGTGACGTCCGTGCTCGCGAAGAAGCTCCTCGCCGCCGCGCGCGCGGAGCGCCTGCGGCCCGAGAGCCCCGACGTGCGCACGGTCGTCATCGGCGGTGGGGTCGCGGCGAACAGCGAGCTCCGCGCGCGCGTCGCGGCGCTCGCGGCGGAGCACGGCATGCGCGCGGTGCTGCCGGAGCTCGCGAGCTGCACCGACAACGCGGCGATGATCGCGTGGGCGGGGATCGCGCGCCTCCGCGCCGGCGAGCGCGACGGCCTCGACCTCGTCGCGACGAGCCAAACCGCGCTGCCGCGGACGACGCGGAAGGGTCGCGGCGCGCGCTAG
- a CDS encoding histidine phosphatase family protein, producing MALLIQLARHGETADNARRVFQGQGGSGLNRLGRAQAQRLAERLRHAPPEAIYASDLERAADTARYVAEACGMTVTLDEDLREVDVGLWTGKGYDEIARLYPEEWAAWEHGLDVRRGGGETYAELAARVERAVSRIAARHADGSRVLLVSHGGSIKSWVARLLGVNAEGLRALAGVANTGLTLVERDGRGRHRLHSWNDVAHLDGLVAAEHSD from the coding sequence ATGGCTCTGCTCATTCAGCTGGCCCGCCACGGCGAGACCGCGGACAACGCGCGGCGGGTCTTCCAGGGCCAGGGCGGCAGCGGCCTCAACCGCCTCGGACGCGCGCAGGCGCAGCGCCTCGCGGAGCGCCTCCGGCACGCGCCGCCGGAGGCGATCTACGCGAGCGACCTCGAGCGCGCGGCCGACACCGCGCGCTATGTCGCCGAGGCGTGCGGGATGACGGTCACGCTCGACGAGGACCTCCGCGAGGTCGACGTCGGCCTCTGGACCGGAAAGGGCTACGACGAGATCGCGCGCCTCTACCCCGAGGAGTGGGCGGCGTGGGAGCACGGCCTCGACGTGCGCCGCGGCGGCGGCGAGACCTACGCGGAGCTCGCGGCGCGGGTGGAGCGCGCGGTCTCGCGCATCGCCGCGCGGCACGCCGACGGCTCACGCGTCCTGCTCGTCTCGCACGGCGGCTCGATCAAGAGCTGGGTCGCGCGCCTCCTCGGCGTGAACGCCGAGGGCCTCCGCGCCCTCGCCGGCGTCGCGAACACGGGGCTCACGCTCGTGGAGCGCGACGGCCGCGGTCGCCACCGCCTCCACTCCTGGAACGACGTCGCCCACCTCGACGGCCTCGTCGCCGCCGAGCACTCCGATTGA
- the rpoZ gene encoding DNA-directed RNA polymerase subunit omega — protein MARVTVEDCLEREENRFALVILAARRTRQLMKGSGALVHSKNKAAVTALREIAAGKVHFDRTSNSAVEDWIETMAKSGLY, from the coding sequence ATGGCGCGCGTCACCGTCGAAGATTGCCTGGAGCGTGAAGAGAACCGTTTCGCGCTCGTGATTCTGGCCGCCCGCCGGACCCGCCAGCTCATGAAGGGCTCGGGCGCGCTCGTTCACTCCAAGAACAAGGCCGCCGTCACCGCCCTCCGCGAGATCGCCGCGGGCAAGGTCCACTTCGATCGCACGAGCAACTCGGCGGTCGAGGATTGGATCGAGACGATGGCGAAGTCCGGCCTCTATTAA
- a CDS encoding DUF362 domain-containing protein, giving the protein MRLLRIRRGHGVHSLLLLALAVAGCRERPKATPVDAAPALPSAVVDVVSSASPGGMESAAEAGAPAVAADVVDGAALRAAHRARIKADTSAVVLLEGGAPRELGQRLCAKVVPARPKETPVLIKPNLGGFDWFKDPATHDGDDGVRGRTTDPEFVRGIVRCLKERGHTKITIAEGWDGTNANWNKLAKVSGYAKMAEEEKVPLVALDDDGVFDKQGDKPAEPMRIGGMEGTNVPTLLVPRVVAEHLRGGLFISAPKVKAHRFGVVSLAIKGMQGTVMTSDGRPAMHQKKVMHKEISAALQLLATDRVEGQKAYLSSLEVFAERMVDVLEIEAPDVVLAEGAPAMGGDGFGKRWPSAENVAIGGTNPILVDRVGAQLLGLWDNADLAAKLGGHRTSPLITAAAKRFEVDLEAVKIEGDGAALLDAGKKRPVHFVSMNGFELHSDPSPRPVAHAVHVTGAVEEAWKTAPPVAFTTDWSGAEAGIRTEVRFAWNKDALYTQWKLEGAGLDVDTTRPIETERTKLYEEDCVELFVGPDATNLDRYFEIELGPRGHFFDLEIDRGKKLSVEQQIAWSSKPTITTKVDEAARTATIEATLRAPEIVGALSAGATLPLALYRMEGKAPRRYLAWSPTRTPKPNFHVPSAFGRLVLDP; this is encoded by the coding sequence ATGCGTTTGCTGCGGATTCGTCGTGGTCACGGCGTCCACTCGCTCCTCCTCCTCGCCCTCGCCGTCGCCGGCTGTCGTGAGCGGCCCAAGGCGACGCCCGTCGACGCCGCTCCCGCGCTTCCGTCCGCCGTCGTCGACGTCGTGTCGAGCGCGTCGCCGGGCGGGATGGAGAGCGCGGCGGAGGCGGGCGCGCCTGCGGTCGCGGCCGACGTCGTCGACGGCGCGGCGCTGCGGGCGGCGCATCGCGCTCGGATCAAAGCGGACACGAGCGCGGTGGTCCTCCTCGAAGGAGGGGCGCCGCGCGAGCTCGGGCAGCGCCTCTGCGCGAAGGTCGTCCCCGCGCGTCCGAAGGAGACGCCGGTCCTGATCAAGCCGAACCTCGGCGGCTTCGACTGGTTCAAGGACCCCGCCACGCACGACGGCGACGACGGCGTGCGCGGGCGCACGACCGATCCCGAGTTCGTGCGCGGGATCGTCCGCTGCTTGAAGGAGCGCGGTCACACGAAGATCACGATCGCGGAGGGTTGGGACGGCACGAACGCCAACTGGAACAAGCTCGCGAAGGTGTCCGGCTACGCGAAGATGGCGGAGGAGGAGAAGGTGCCGCTCGTCGCGCTCGACGACGACGGCGTCTTCGACAAGCAGGGCGACAAGCCCGCCGAGCCGATGCGGATCGGCGGCATGGAGGGCACGAACGTCCCGACCCTCCTCGTCCCGCGCGTCGTCGCGGAGCACCTCCGCGGCGGCCTCTTCATCTCCGCGCCGAAGGTGAAGGCGCATCGCTTCGGCGTCGTCTCGCTCGCGATCAAGGGGATGCAAGGAACGGTCATGACCTCCGACGGCAGGCCGGCGATGCATCAGAAGAAGGTGATGCACAAGGAGATCTCCGCCGCGCTCCAGCTCCTCGCCACCGATCGCGTCGAAGGCCAGAAGGCCTACCTCTCGTCGCTCGAGGTGTTCGCCGAGCGGATGGTCGACGTCCTCGAGATCGAGGCCCCCGACGTCGTGCTCGCCGAGGGCGCGCCGGCGATGGGCGGCGACGGCTTCGGCAAGCGCTGGCCCTCCGCCGAGAACGTCGCGATCGGCGGGACGAACCCGATCCTCGTCGATCGCGTCGGCGCGCAGCTCCTCGGCCTCTGGGACAACGCCGACCTCGCCGCGAAGCTCGGCGGGCACCGCACGTCGCCGCTCATCACCGCCGCGGCGAAGCGGTTCGAGGTCGATCTCGAGGCGGTGAAGATCGAGGGCGACGGCGCGGCGCTGCTCGACGCGGGCAAGAAGCGGCCCGTCCACTTCGTCTCGATGAACGGCTTCGAGCTGCACTCCGACCCGAGCCCGCGTCCGGTCGCGCACGCCGTCCACGTGACCGGCGCGGTGGAGGAGGCGTGGAAGACGGCGCCGCCGGTCGCGTTCACGACGGACTGGTCCGGCGCGGAGGCGGGCATCCGCACGGAGGTGCGGTTCGCGTGGAACAAAGATGCGCTCTACACGCAATGGAAGCTCGAGGGCGCCGGCCTCGACGTGGACACGACGCGCCCGATCGAGACGGAGCGGACGAAGCTCTACGAGGAGGACTGCGTCGAGCTCTTCGTCGGGCCGGACGCGACCAACCTCGATCGCTACTTCGAGATCGAGCTCGGACCGCGCGGGCACTTCTTCGATCTCGAGATCGACCGCGGGAAGAAGCTCTCCGTCGAGCAGCAGATCGCGTGGTCGAGCAAGCCCACCATCACGACGAAGGTCGACGAGGCGGCCCGCACGGCGACGATCGAGGCGACGCTGCGCGCGCCCGAGATCGTGGGCGCGCTCTCGGCGGGCGCGACCTTGCCGCTCGCGCTCTACCGCATGGAAGGCAAGGCGCCGCGGAGGTACCTCGCGTGGAGCCCGACGCGCACGCCGAAGCCGAACTTCCACGTCCCGAGCGCGTTCGGCCGCCTCGTCCTGGATCCGTAG
- a CDS encoding protein kinase → MGSRVGQVLASKYRLDELLGSGGMGHVYRALNVRAGRTVAIKILRTEHATNTPIVDRFLREALAANLVRHPNVVDVLDVDKDEDGAPFIVQELLDGEDLAKYVDRRGGRLNLEEIEMYLVPVIDAVAEAHARGVVHRDIKPENVFLATQGTKKIPKLLDFGISKVRLPDIKATEVGVMMGTPAYMAPEQVQGSRDADPRTDVWALGIMLFELLAGRLPYDAVDAPALFVAIATKDAERLRDVDPTIDPNVARVVERCLRRAPDQRYPSASELARDMRHVLAGVEPEPTLRRSIPPAALRGTAPFEVPDLALPVKATAEPFELKRKAAETIRDAPAHYEDTEYQSPRQHTAPLLSSSGASPPTPPPRDTALEDSGRFAPAVAAASRGPGSASAGPVVAAGSASVSAASSSRMAVDQVLPGVMLAGSSTSTQRRGPYAPAQPPVRESQDMSFVVGLAVVGLVGLGTTAVLSGVFPQPGGFAVLPLVMKPVPSQANLVVQAALAIGGLFVAGKIARGGMRRWSDELPGGRGGAVFFAVLAGAFLFAAVQLGRAAW, encoded by the coding sequence TTGGGGAGTCGCGTCGGACAGGTCCTCGCCTCCAAGTATCGCCTCGACGAGCTCTTGGGCAGCGGAGGGATGGGGCACGTCTACCGCGCGCTGAACGTCCGCGCGGGGCGCACCGTCGCGATCAAGATCCTGCGCACCGAGCACGCGACGAACACGCCGATCGTCGACCGCTTCCTCCGCGAGGCGCTCGCGGCGAACCTCGTGCGCCACCCGAACGTCGTCGACGTGCTCGACGTCGACAAGGACGAGGACGGCGCGCCGTTCATCGTGCAGGAGCTCCTCGACGGCGAGGACCTCGCGAAGTACGTCGACCGCCGCGGCGGCCGGCTCAACCTCGAAGAGATCGAGATGTACCTCGTGCCCGTGATCGACGCGGTCGCGGAGGCGCACGCGCGCGGGGTCGTGCATCGCGACATCAAGCCGGAGAACGTCTTCCTCGCCACGCAGGGGACGAAGAAGATCCCGAAGCTCCTCGACTTCGGGATCTCGAAGGTGCGCTTGCCCGACATCAAGGCGACCGAGGTCGGGGTGATGATGGGCACGCCCGCGTACATGGCGCCGGAGCAGGTGCAGGGCTCACGCGACGCCGACCCGCGCACCGACGTCTGGGCGCTCGGCATCATGCTGTTCGAGCTGCTCGCCGGCCGCTTGCCCTACGACGCGGTCGACGCGCCGGCGCTGTTCGTCGCGATCGCGACGAAGGACGCGGAGCGCCTGCGCGACGTCGATCCCACGATCGATCCCAACGTCGCGCGCGTCGTCGAGCGCTGTCTGCGGCGCGCGCCCGACCAGCGCTACCCGAGCGCGAGCGAGCTCGCGCGCGACATGCGCCACGTCCTCGCGGGCGTCGAGCCGGAGCCCACCCTCCGGCGCTCGATCCCGCCCGCGGCGCTCCGCGGAACGGCCCCCTTCGAGGTGCCCGACCTCGCGCTGCCGGTGAAGGCGACAGCCGAGCCGTTCGAGCTCAAACGCAAGGCCGCCGAGACGATCCGCGACGCGCCCGCGCATTACGAGGACACCGAGTACCAATCCCCGCGCCAGCACACGGCGCCGCTGCTTTCATCGTCAGGGGCTTCGCCCCCGACACCCCCACCCCGGGACACGGCCCTCGAGGACTCGGGGCGCTTCGCGCCCGCTGTGGCGGCCGCATCCCGGGGGCCCGGTTCGGCCTCGGCGGGGCCGGTGGTGGCGGCGGGCTCGGCTTCGGTGTCGGCGGCGTCGTCGAGCCGGATGGCAGTGGATCAGGTGCTTCCTGGTGTCATGTTGGCGGGGTCGTCGACGTCGACGCAGCGGCGCGGGCCCTATGCGCCGGCGCAGCCGCCGGTGCGCGAGTCGCAGGACATGTCGTTCGTCGTCGGGCTCGCGGTCGTCGGGCTCGTCGGGCTCGGCACGACCGCGGTGCTGAGCGGAGTCTTTCCTCAACCTGGCGGCTTCGCCGTCTTGCCGCTCGTGATGAAGCCCGTCCCGTCGCAGGCGAACCTCGTCGTCCAGGCCGCGCTCGCGATCGGCGGCCTGTTCGTCGCGGGGAAGATCGCCCGCGGCGGAATGAGGCGCTGGAGCGACGAGCTCCCCGGCGGCCGCGGCGGCGCGGTCTTCTTCGCCGTCCTCGCGGGCGCGTTCCTGTTCGCCGCGGTGCAGCTCGGCCGCGCCGCCTGGTAG
- a CDS encoding DUF3667 domain-containing protein, giving the protein MNTHRLPLRFQFRVVEQTELDRTVVVRGSACPNCDRPVEEDFRFCAGCGQRAAVGRLALHDIVPDAFHALVHADKSVLSLMKALALRPGVVAREYALEGKRKRYFNPFAFLVLVLGVCITMNALVHPYTAQAHLLPSDADPALRAIFVRQDRLNLLIERYQNVVTFAALPIFTTVFWLFFRRRNVRFAEMLTAQIFFVGFVHAVEALVLTPFAHVFPNPLAFNLTRIAFQLVYVTIAYRQFFQLEGWTGFVRTGLTTLLAFALWAGASMSVMYLYIMYGA; this is encoded by the coding sequence ATGAACACCCATCGCTTACCGCTTCGCTTTCAGTTTCGGGTCGTCGAGCAGACGGAGCTCGATCGCACGGTCGTGGTGCGCGGGAGCGCGTGCCCCAACTGCGATCGCCCGGTGGAGGAGGACTTCAGGTTCTGCGCCGGCTGCGGCCAGAGAGCCGCCGTCGGCCGGCTCGCGCTCCACGACATCGTCCCCGACGCCTTTCACGCGCTCGTCCACGCCGACAAGAGCGTGCTCTCGCTCATGAAGGCGCTCGCGCTTCGCCCCGGCGTGGTCGCGCGCGAGTACGCGCTCGAGGGCAAGCGGAAGCGCTACTTCAACCCGTTCGCGTTCCTCGTCCTCGTCCTCGGCGTGTGCATCACGATGAATGCGCTCGTCCACCCGTACACGGCGCAGGCGCACCTGTTGCCGAGCGACGCCGACCCGGCGCTCCGCGCGATCTTCGTGCGCCAGGATCGCTTGAACCTGCTCATCGAGCGCTACCAGAACGTCGTCACGTTCGCGGCGCTCCCCATCTTCACGACGGTCTTCTGGCTCTTCTTCCGCCGTCGCAACGTGCGCTTCGCGGAGATGCTGACCGCTCAGATCTTCTTCGTCGGCTTCGTGCACGCGGTGGAGGCGCTCGTCCTCACGCCGTTCGCGCACGTGTTCCCGAACCCGCTCGCGTTCAACCTCACGCGGATCGCGTTCCAGCTCGTCTACGTCACGATCGCCTACCGGCAGTTCTTCCAGCTCGAGGGGTGGACCGGGTTCGTTCGCACCGGTCTCACGACGCTGCTCGCGTTCGCGCTGTGGGCCGGCGCTTCGATGAGCGTGATGTACCTCTACATCATGTACGGCGCGTGA
- a CDS encoding HEAT repeat domain-containing protein, whose translation MRGHRRLFALIGLSLALVAPVAHGQDFDPRGRHKPKPGPAKPGPGKPGPAKPGPAKPGPTNPDVGQSQTVLIERYTKIVLSQPGSPFPLQRLAQLYRDKDGNLNNLVKDLETRAAQAGAEQYAATVSLAGVYKIDGRADDAVKTYEKAIGLKNTDPVALLAFARLLQDRGDVAAARKRYEEALALQTVPADKEQTVRTLMTLALDAKDWAAAKGFHAQLVKMQPTSLFVKGELARELYQRAEYDRSEAEFKELVAASQGDNRALAPALKDLGKAQAKAHKNQEALATLKKALQSAGQEAAVRAEIYETISEIYRADQQLPILIKQLEDEHPTDFQRLALLGALYEETGDSAKALQTYAKALAVNPRQIDLRLKMIRVLQSQGELDKAITEYEALIRAAPNNPQFVFDQCEALMQRGDRTRAMKLLVELEARGQNDEEVLSRLADFYGRIGENERSLKVLTRIVGINTNDPGHLVDLGDRYFQDGNQQLAVQTWKRILTTITPRARALSALGEVYMEHDMLADALQSFREATQLEPSNVGYKKQLASALERSKSYKEARVLWQELAEKAKATNDKLLARESRSRIVTLWGFEHVLDSQIAPLKAKFEGKPPDVEAGRMLAEVQLHLRTHLAESEQTLRRVIELAPGDTESYLALERVLVQENKIADAIVVLEKLIAVDPKSARQLYQRMADYAISLYRDEDAIKYAARAVELNPDDAEGHHKLGMRYRQRGDIEHAILEFRAAIAKNDRLFPVYLELADLLLSKGQTDEADRLFRRVLRGAPDEELVSRAARLSMQINLGKGTLESLEQELLPLAIGNPQKKIYRRLLVEIYGNLTFALVQRVRHGSGKDAEDAKAALARIGGRAVKPLLDALADGDAGQQRIAIDVLGYVQNKNASTALFTFATGQGEGPLRTRAMLACGALKDPALLPKYEGLLFPREGGGDAMASDTVARAASWAVARLGDRRAIPLLKRVAQKGSPDMRAFAVLGLGALKDKPSVPIVAQTAKSLEAGGAARAAAAYALGEMDATSEVTSLVTIAEDSDPLPRQMALLAIGRMSARAGKAEALGGKASLHAMTDAVFAGEGESARARRSSDSLRQAATAALVMVATKTAGDGLSAGVPAPDDDVEAETTLDQLVPKNLPAKDRAAALVAFSESLERSATGALATSTERARAVLDAMGTREGTLEPFLFAAEDTPDLAAARAKVKAISAAIEPSVVALSRHPDPSVRMKAIVLLARSKSEAASSAIARAVTDSSDAVQRVALSSIGTSAERRPDTAAVAAASKVMRSHESWAMRVLAAQALGRLGGAEATKALKEAATKEPYALVREAALVALSSYDKNEAAALATQMATHDAEPRVRETATRIRSR comes from the coding sequence GTGCGCGGACATCGTCGTCTCTTCGCTCTGATCGGGCTCTCGCTCGCGCTCGTCGCGCCGGTCGCGCACGGCCAGGACTTCGATCCGCGCGGCCGCCACAAGCCGAAGCCGGGACCCGCCAAGCCCGGCCCCGGCAAACCCGGCCCCGCGAAGCCGGGGCCCGCGAAGCCCGGCCCCACCAACCCGGACGTCGGGCAGTCGCAGACCGTCCTCATCGAGCGCTACACGAAGATCGTCCTCTCGCAGCCCGGCTCGCCGTTCCCGCTCCAGCGCCTCGCGCAGCTCTATCGCGACAAGGACGGCAACCTCAACAACCTCGTGAAGGACCTCGAGACGAGGGCGGCGCAGGCCGGCGCCGAGCAGTACGCGGCGACGGTGTCGCTCGCCGGCGTCTACAAGATCGACGGGCGCGCCGACGACGCGGTGAAGACGTACGAGAAGGCGATCGGCCTCAAGAACACCGATCCCGTCGCGCTCCTCGCCTTCGCGCGCCTCTTGCAAGACCGCGGCGACGTCGCCGCCGCGCGCAAGCGCTACGAAGAGGCGCTCGCGCTGCAGACGGTGCCCGCCGACAAGGAGCAGACCGTCCGCACGCTGATGACGCTCGCGCTCGACGCGAAGGACTGGGCGGCGGCGAAGGGCTTCCACGCGCAGCTCGTGAAGATGCAGCCGACGAGCCTCTTCGTGAAAGGTGAGCTCGCGCGCGAGCTGTACCAGCGCGCGGAGTACGACCGCTCGGAGGCGGAGTTCAAGGAGCTCGTCGCCGCCTCGCAGGGCGACAACCGCGCGCTCGCGCCGGCGCTGAAGGACCTCGGCAAGGCGCAGGCGAAGGCGCACAAGAACCAGGAGGCGCTCGCCACCCTGAAGAAGGCGCTCCAGAGCGCGGGCCAGGAAGCGGCCGTGCGCGCCGAGATCTACGAGACGATCAGCGAGATCTACCGCGCCGATCAGCAGCTCCCGATCCTCATCAAGCAACTCGAGGACGAGCACCCGACCGACTTCCAGCGCCTCGCGCTCCTCGGCGCGCTCTACGAGGAGACCGGCGACAGCGCGAAGGCGCTCCAGACCTACGCGAAGGCGCTCGCGGTGAACCCGCGCCAGATCGATCTCCGCCTCAAGATGATCCGCGTCCTGCAATCGCAGGGCGAGCTCGACAAGGCGATCACTGAGTACGAGGCGCTCATCCGCGCCGCCCCGAACAACCCGCAGTTCGTGTTCGATCAGTGCGAGGCGCTCATGCAGCGCGGCGATCGCACGCGCGCGATGAAGCTCCTCGTCGAGCTCGAGGCGCGCGGCCAGAACGACGAGGAGGTGCTCTCGCGCCTCGCCGACTTCTACGGCCGCATCGGCGAGAACGAGCGCTCGCTCAAGGTGCTCACCCGAATCGTAGGCATCAACACGAACGACCCCGGCCACCTCGTCGACCTCGGCGATCGCTACTTCCAGGACGGCAACCAGCAGCTCGCGGTCCAGACCTGGAAGCGCATCCTCACCACGATCACGCCGCGCGCGCGCGCGCTCTCCGCGCTCGGTGAGGTCTACATGGAGCACGACATGCTCGCCGACGCGCTCCAGTCGTTCCGCGAGGCGACGCAGCTCGAGCCGAGCAACGTCGGCTACAAGAAGCAGCTCGCCTCCGCGCTCGAGCGCTCCAAGAGCTACAAGGAGGCGCGCGTGCTCTGGCAGGAGCTCGCGGAGAAGGCGAAGGCGACGAACGACAAGCTGCTCGCGCGCGAGTCGCGATCGCGCATCGTCACGCTCTGGGGCTTCGAGCACGTCCTCGACAGCCAGATCGCCCCGCTCAAGGCGAAGTTCGAGGGCAAGCCGCCCGACGTCGAGGCGGGGCGCATGCTCGCCGAGGTGCAGCTCCATCTCCGCACCCACCTCGCCGAGAGCGAGCAGACCTTGCGCCGCGTGATCGAGCTCGCGCCCGGCGACACCGAGAGCTACCTCGCGCTCGAGCGCGTCCTCGTCCAGGAGAACAAGATCGCGGACGCGATCGTGGTGCTCGAGAAGCTCATCGCCGTCGACCCGAAGAGCGCGCGCCAGCTCTACCAGCGCATGGCCGACTACGCGATCAGCCTCTACCGCGACGAGGACGCGATCAAGTACGCCGCGCGCGCGGTGGAGCTGAACCCCGACGACGCCGAGGGCCACCACAAGCTCGGGATGCGCTACCGCCAGCGCGGCGACATCGAGCACGCGATCCTCGAGTTCCGCGCCGCGATCGCGAAGAACGACCGCCTCTTCCCGGTATACCTTGAATTGGCCGATCTGCTGCTTTCCAAGGGTCAGACGGATGAAGCGGATCGCCTCTTTCGCCGCGTCCTCCGCGGCGCGCCCGACGAGGAGCTGGTCTCGCGCGCGGCGCGGCTCTCGATGCAGATCAACCTCGGCAAGGGCACGCTCGAGTCGCTCGAGCAGGAGCTCTTGCCGCTCGCGATCGGCAACCCGCAGAAGAAGATCTACCGGCGGCTCCTCGTCGAGATCTACGGCAACCTCACCTTCGCGCTCGTCCAGCGCGTGCGGCACGGCAGCGGCAAGGACGCGGAGGACGCGAAGGCGGCGCTCGCGCGCATCGGCGGCCGCGCGGTGAAGCCGCTCCTCGACGCGCTCGCCGACGGCGACGCGGGCCAGCAGCGCATCGCGATCGACGTCCTCGGCTACGTACAGAACAAGAACGCGTCGACCGCGCTCTTCACGTTCGCGACCGGCCAGGGCGAAGGTCCGCTCCGCACCCGCGCGATGCTCGCGTGCGGCGCGCTCAAGGACCCGGCCCTCCTCCCGAAATACGAGGGCCTCCTCTTCCCGCGCGAGGGCGGCGGCGACGCGATGGCGTCGGACACGGTCGCGCGCGCGGCGTCCTGGGCCGTCGCCCGCCTCGGCGACCGGCGCGCGATCCCGCTCCTGAAGCGCGTCGCGCAGAAGGGCTCCCCCGACATGCGCGCGTTCGCGGTGCTCGGCCTCGGCGCGCTGAAGGACAAGCCGTCGGTGCCGATCGTCGCGCAGACCGCGAAGTCGCTCGAGGCCGGAGGAGCGGCGCGCGCGGCGGCGGCCTACGCGCTCGGCGAGATGGACGCGACGAGCGAGGTGACGTCCCTCGTCACGATCGCGGAGGACTCCGATCCGCTCCCGCGCCAGATGGCGCTCCTCGCGATCGGGCGGATGAGCGCGCGCGCCGGCAAGGCCGAAGCGCTCGGCGGCAAGGCGAGCCTCCACGCGATGACGGACGCCGTGTTCGCGGGCGAAGGAGAGAGCGCGCGGGCGCGGCGCTCGTCCGACTCGCTGCGCCAGGCCGCGACCGCGGCGCTCGTGATGGTCGCGACGAAGACGGCGGGCGACGGCCTCTCCGCCGGCGTCCCCGCTCCCGACGACGACGTGGAGGCGGAGACGACGCTCGATCAGCTCGTCCCCAAGAACCTCCCCGCGAAGGACCGCGCCGCCGCGCTCGTCGCGTTCTCGGAGTCGCTCGAGCGCTCCGCGACCGGCGCGCTCGCGACCTCGACCGAGCGCGCGCGCGCCGTGCTCGACGCGATGGGCACGCGCGAGGGCACGCTCGAGCCGTTCCTCTTCGCCGCGGAGGACACGCCCGACCTCGCCGCCGCGCGCGCGAAGGTGAAGGCGATCAGCGCCGCGATCGAGCCGAGCGTGGTCGCGCTCTCCCGCCACCCCGACCCCAGCGTGCGGATGAAGGCGATCGTGCTCCTCGCGCGATCGAAGTCGGAGGCCGCGAGCTCCGCCATCGCGCGCGCTGTCACGGACTCGAGCGACGCGGTGCAACGCGTCGCGCTCTCGTCGATCGGCACGAGTGCGGAGCGGCGGCCGGACACCGCCGCCGTCGCCGCCGCCTCGAAGGTCATGCGCTCGCACGAGAGCTGGGCGATGCGCGTCCTCGCCGCGCAGGCGCTCGGACGCCTCGGCGGCGCGGAGGCGACGAAGGCGCTGAAGGAGGCGGCGACGAAGGAGCCCTACGCGCTCGTCCGCGAGGCTGCCCTCGTCGCGCTCTCGAGCTACGACAAGAACGAAGCCGCGGCCCTCGCCACGCAGATGGCGACCCACGACGCGGAGCCCCGCGTCCGCGAGACCGCCACCCGCATCCGCAGCCGCTGA